The Arachis ipaensis cultivar K30076 chromosome B07, Araip1.1, whole genome shotgun sequence genome includes a window with the following:
- the LOC107607110 gene encoding uncharacterized protein LOC107607110, with amino-acid sequence MEGEEEVLKEKCSFVRDEVHFLGHIIKDGTLCTDQGKVKAIKEWEPPNKVSELRSFLGLANYYRRFIKGYSAKAAPLTDLLKKNHSWEWSKECQKTFDELKAAITEGPVLALPDYSKVFEVHTDASDYAIGGVLMQEGHPIAFESCKLNDTERRYTVQEKEMTAVVHCLRTWRHYLLGSHFIVKTDNVATSYFQTQKKLSPKQARWQDFLAEFDFEFEYKSSKTNVVANALSRKAELAAISMVEGDIMHIIKEGLHHDPLAKKLVELAREDIDKSWISRPQAGAEYRIGLKRFLDFAFANASSNGMIHCSCPSCGFRLLQTREYAYDHLLIKPFLPYYTFWLHHGERRVVKNSCGRQEAEPCRDIRHPIRDMIYEAFNFSRLIGDKEDSNNEYAGGDAEELSYLYDKPSCEARNFQDLLEDGEQELYPRCLKFSKLSFFIRFYHIKCMCGVSDKAFEMILELLGSL; translated from the exons atggaaggagaagaagaagtattg AAGGAAAAGTGTTCCTTTGTAAGGGACGAAGTCCACTTCTTGGGACACATCATTAAAGATGGAACTCTCTGCACAGATCAAGGAAAAGTGAAGGCTATCAAAGAGTGGGAACCTCCGAACAAGGTATCTGAATTGAGGTCATTCCTTGGGTTGGCTAATTACTATCGAAGGTTTATCAAGGGATACTCTGCCAAGGCTGCACCATTAACTGATCTTCTCAAGAAGAACCACTCTTGGGAATGGTCAAAGGAATGTCAAAAGACTTTTGATGAGTTGAAGGCTGCTATCACAGAAGGACCAGTACTAGCACTACCCGACTACTCAAAGGTGTTTGAAGTCCACACTGATGCTTCTGACTACGCTATTGGAGGAGTTCTGATGCAAGAAGGACATCCTATTGCCTTTGAGAGTTGCAAGTTGAATGATACAGAGAGGCGATACACTGTCCAAGAGAAGGAGATGACTGCGGTGGTGCATTGTCTGAGAACTTGGCGTCACTACTTGCTTGGTTCACACTTCATCGTCAAGACAGACAATGTGGCtacaagctacttccaaactCAAAAGAAGTTAAGCCCCAAACAAGCTAGGTGGCAAGACTTCTTGGCTGAGTTTGATTTTGAATTCGAATACAAGTCAAGCAAGACTAATGTGGTAGCAAATGCGCTGAGTCGCAAGGCTGAGTTAGCGGCCATTTCTATGGTTGAAGGAGATATTATGCATATCATCAAGGAAGGGTTGCATCACGATCCATTAGCTAAGAAGTTGGTGGAGTTGGCTAGAGAAG ATATAGATAAGAGTTGGATTTCAAGGCCACAAGCTGGTGCAGAATATAGGATCGGTTTGAAAAGATTCTTAGACTTCGCATTTGCTAATGCTTCATCTAATGGGATGATACATTGTTCATGTCCTTCGTGTGGGTTTCGGCTTCTCCAAACTAGAGAGTATGCCTACGATCATCTGCTGATAAAACCTTTTCTCCCTTATTATACCTTTTGGTTACATCACGGTGAGAGACGCGTAGTAAAGAACTCTTGTGGTAGACAAGAAGCAGAACCTTGTAGAGACATCAGACATCCAATACGCGACATGATCTACGAGGCATTCAACTTTTCAAGACTGATTGGTGATAAAGAAGACTCAAACAATGAATATGCTGGAGGGGATGCGGAAGAGTTGTCGTATCTATACGACAAACCTAGTTGCGAGGCCCGTAATTTTCAGGACCTGCTTGAAGATGGAGAGCAAGAATTGTATCCAAGATGCTTAAAATTCTCGAAGCTATCTTTTTTTATAAGGTTCTACCATATAAAGTGCATGTGCGGAGTGAGCGATAAGGCATTTGAAATGATACTAGAGTTACTGGGGAGCCTTTGA